A portion of the Chloroflexota bacterium genome contains these proteins:
- a CDS encoding MEDS domain-containing protein: MNDISHLRIAPQRGAVCSAAMHRVRLYEHLDALAATSADFLAPALARGESTIVVAAPIHRTAIDAALRARGLDLERLTAAGRLVVCDVAVVLSRCLEDGLPDRNRFLDVLGALIGEASAAGSGPVSTFCEMADMLAAVGSVEAALTVEALWNELLRVQPSALCCAYPLDRFLGVTGGETLARVCAEHGTVVPTEAYTDLPSDDARLEMVARLQQQGRTLAVEREERRHITDRLRRQLLANPLPTFIWERTNSADPDDGDEFVLVERNEVAERMLGTDATGLLGTRLSELSANGPMGALPEMLACAEPDRRVWREHVFTPSGQDFPRTVNVSLVVLPPDLLVVFVEDLTDRTAAARWPVDRIQAERLQMLGQLTSGVAHNLNERLTVIAGYGERVREALRHDGASPEICAALDEILRAALDSGETVGQLQRFGRSDAFAERTTIDVRLLLHDVSRLTAPRWRDLAQLEGRPIRLEAVAAGVGLNVVGHEPGLRDALTALVFSAVDALPEGGGIQVASTRAQDQVVLAVTATPLAPPAPSLVAGSPALDRRQPPPRSLRTPTRPRWNLRSASPGLAQVWSIVNRHGGTVHVEAAEAETTIRLLLPAAPAPRPTASRPPMPQAGGRLRLLVVDDEPALAQLAAQGLRRAGHEVVALHAAHEALTTLDASPIDVLVTDLGLGEGMNGWDLVRLARQACPSLRVVMVSGWASDIEPALAAENGVDAVVAKPYQLSSLIRAVEGVAAGTVGDGTRVDRDPAPDVVPPFLDTKPGRVSRGA; this comes from the coding sequence ATGAACGACATATCCCACCTTCGCATCGCTCCTCAGCGTGGGGCGGTCTGCTCGGCCGCCATGCACCGCGTTCGGCTCTACGAGCACCTGGATGCGCTCGCCGCAACGTCGGCGGACTTCCTGGCCCCGGCGCTCGCGCGTGGGGAGTCCACGATTGTGGTGGCCGCCCCGATCCACCGGACCGCCATCGACGCCGCCCTGCGCGCACGCGGCCTGGATCTGGAGCGGCTGACGGCCGCCGGACGGCTCGTCGTCTGTGACGTCGCCGTCGTCCTGTCACGGTGCCTCGAAGATGGCCTGCCAGACCGCAACCGCTTTCTCGACGTGCTTGGTGCGCTGATCGGAGAGGCGTCAGCAGCGGGGTCCGGGCCGGTGTCGACGTTCTGCGAGATGGCCGACATGCTGGCCGCCGTGGGCAGCGTCGAGGCGGCCCTCACCGTCGAGGCACTGTGGAACGAGCTGCTCCGGGTGCAGCCCTCGGCGCTCTGCTGCGCGTACCCGCTCGACCGCTTCCTCGGCGTGACCGGCGGCGAGACGCTGGCGCGGGTCTGCGCCGAGCACGGGACAGTCGTGCCGACGGAAGCCTACACCGATCTGCCGTCAGACGACGCCCGACTGGAGATGGTGGCGCGCCTGCAGCAGCAGGGGCGGACGCTGGCCGTCGAGCGCGAGGAGCGCCGGCACATCACCGACCGTCTCCGCCGGCAACTGCTGGCCAACCCGCTGCCGACCTTCATCTGGGAGCGCACCAACAGCGCCGACCCTGACGATGGCGACGAGTTTGTGCTGGTGGAGCGCAACGAGGTTGCCGAGCGCATGCTCGGGACCGACGCCACGGGGCTGCTGGGGACGCGCCTCTCGGAGCTGTCCGCCAACGGGCCGATGGGCGCCTTGCCGGAGATGCTGGCCTGCGCCGAGCCAGATCGCCGTGTCTGGCGCGAGCACGTCTTCACGCCCTCCGGCCAGGATTTCCCGCGAACCGTCAACGTGAGCCTCGTGGTGCTCCCGCCCGATCTGCTGGTGGTCTTCGTGGAAGACCTGACCGACCGCACGGCCGCTGCGCGCTGGCCGGTGGACCGAATCCAGGCGGAGCGCCTCCAGATGCTCGGGCAGTTGACCAGCGGCGTCGCCCACAACCTGAACGAGCGGCTGACCGTGATCGCGGGCTACGGCGAGCGCGTCCGCGAGGCCCTGCGCCACGATGGCGCATCCCCCGAGATATGCGCCGCGCTCGACGAGATCCTGCGGGCGGCCCTCGACAGCGGCGAGACGGTCGGGCAGTTGCAGCGTTTCGGGCGCAGCGACGCCTTCGCCGAGCGGACGACCATCGACGTGCGGCTGCTGCTGCACGACGTCTCACGACTGACCGCCCCTCGCTGGCGCGACCTGGCCCAGCTCGAAGGCCGGCCGATTCGGCTGGAGGCCGTCGCGGCGGGGGTCGGGCTGAACGTCGTCGGCCACGAGCCGGGCCTGCGCGACGCGCTCACGGCCCTGGTCTTCAGCGCCGTCGATGCCCTGCCGGAGGGCGGTGGCATCCAGGTTGCATCAACGCGGGCACAAGATCAGGTCGTGCTCGCGGTCACGGCCACGCCCCTGGCGCCCCCCGCTCCGAGTCTCGTCGCGGGCAGCCCGGCGCTCGACAGACGGCAACCGCCGCCACGCAGCCTGCGAACGCCGACACGCCCCCGCTGGAATCTCCGCAGTGCGAGCCCCGGGTTGGCTCAGGTCTGGAGCATCGTGAACCGCCACGGAGGAACTGTGCATGTAGAAGCAGCGGAGGCGGAGACGACGATCCGGCTGCTCTTGCCGGCTGCGCCCGCACCGCGTCCGACGGCATCCCGGCCGCCGATGCCCCAGGCCGGAGGCCGCCTTCGCCTGCTCGTCGTGGACGATGAGCCGGCCCTGGCCCAGCTCGCCGCGCAGGGGCTGCGACGGGCCGGCCACGAGGTCGTCGCGCTGCACGCCGCCCACGAGGCGCTGACGACGCTCGACGCCAGCCCCATCGACGTGCTGGTGACTGATCTCGGGCTGGGCGAGGGCATGAACGGCTGGGATCTCGTCCGACTCGCCCGTCAGGCGTGCCCGTCTCTGCGCGTCGTGATGGTCAGCGGGTGGGCGTCGGACATCGAGCCGGCCCTGGCCGCCGAGAACGGCGTTGATGCCGTCGTCGCCAAGCCGTACCAGCTGTCGTCGCTGATCCGGGCCGTCGAGGGGGTGGCAGCCGGCACGGTCGGCGATGGGACCAGAGTAGACCGCGATCCTGCGCCGGATGTCGTCCCGCCGTTCCTGGATACGAAGCCGGGTCGGGTCTCGCGCGGCGCGTAG
- a CDS encoding ABC transporter permease, with translation MTTYAIRRLLIAIPTLLVISLVVFSVLALAPGDPLSNLAGSSDIPVEVRENIRKQFGLDQPIYIRYFKWLFAYVQGDWGYSFGSRIPASTLIMLRVPTTLWVIGLAYLTAVLIAIPLGVLTAARQYTWFDHVFTGISFIGFSLPTFFTGVLLIITFSVTLGWFPMVYNQQVTDPVEWIRQAIMPISVLALLQAATLNRYVRASMLDNLNQDYARTARAKGLAERVVVTRHVLRNALVPVVTLIALQLPTVFTGAVVTEQIFRVPGIGSLLISSIQNNDTPVIMAIIMVFAALVVFFTLFADLLYGILDPRVRYR, from the coding sequence GTGACAACTTACGCCATCCGCCGGCTCTTAATCGCAATTCCGACCCTGCTCGTGATTAGTCTGGTGGTCTTCTCCGTGCTGGCGCTGGCGCCGGGTGATCCGCTGTCCAACCTCGCGGGCAGCAGCGACATCCCCGTCGAAGTCCGCGAGAACATCCGCAAGCAGTTTGGTCTCGATCAGCCGATCTATATACGCTACTTCAAGTGGCTGTTCGCCTATGTGCAGGGTGACTGGGGCTACTCGTTCGGCAGCCGCATTCCGGCGTCCACCCTGATCATGCTGCGCGTCCCGACCACCCTCTGGGTGATCGGTCTCGCGTACCTGACGGCCGTCCTGATCGCCATCCCGCTCGGGGTGCTGACGGCCGCCCGGCAGTACACCTGGTTCGACCACGTGTTCACCGGCATCAGCTTCATCGGATTCTCGTTGCCGACGTTCTTTACCGGGGTCTTGCTGATCATCACGTTCAGCGTCACGCTCGGCTGGTTCCCGATGGTTTACAACCAGCAAGTGACCGATCCCGTGGAGTGGATCCGCCAGGCGATCATGCCGATCTCGGTGCTGGCGCTGCTCCAGGCTGCCACGTTGAACCGCTATGTGCGGGCATCGATGCTGGACAACCTCAACCAGGACTATGCGCGCACGGCCCGCGCGAAAGGCCTCGCAGAACGGGTTGTGGTTACCCGCCACGTTCTACGGAACGCCCTGGTGCCAGTCGTCACGCTGATCGCGTTGCAGCTCCCGACCGTGTTCACGGGCGCCGTCGTCACCGAGCAGATCTTCCGGGTGCCTGGGATCGGCTCGCTGCTGATCTCCTCGATCCAGAACAATGACACGCCGGTGATCATGGCCATCATCATGGTATTTGCCGCGCTCGTGGTATTCTTCACGCTCTTCGCGGACCTGCTGTATGGCATCCTCGATCCGCGCGTCCGATATCGGTAG
- a CDS encoding methyltransferase — translation MPGPDRLSERLLLDALEAEARRPDRQSSGGPSALLIGVQACETVAAANALLGADRVCLLHLDRAAGGVGCGLGNAEAMLGGDGLPAGPFDVLGLNVEAARTYRVLREIVATAAGQLAPDGCLLVAGPRKGGAEAMASTMRTHFAAVEVVHYRKGHRVYRAALPLGPGSTQDAADQSDAASATPAAAALPVVSLELRGQTLQLVQDDRVFARGGLDPATRMLAEVFEVPPGAEVLDLGCGGGVLGILAALLDPTARCTLVDADPLAVAAARQGAERSRAAGVAIHLSNLLDDLPGQTFDAILMNPPFHRGRAQDVTLGERFLRTAAAALRPGGRVWVVCNRFLPYERTLRAALGNVREAAGDRAYKVLVAERGGSAPSR, via the coding sequence ATGCCTGGGCCTGATCGCCTCTCCGAGCGTCTGCTGCTCGACGCGCTGGAGGCAGAGGCCCGCCGCCCGGACCGACAGTCGTCGGGCGGTCCGTCTGCGCTGCTGATCGGCGTGCAGGCCTGCGAGACGGTGGCCGCCGCGAACGCGCTGCTCGGCGCAGATCGGGTGTGCCTGCTGCACCTGGATCGTGCGGCCGGCGGCGTCGGGTGCGGTCTAGGCAACGCCGAAGCGATGCTGGGCGGCGATGGCCTGCCCGCTGGTCCGTTCGACGTGCTCGGTTTGAACGTCGAGGCGGCGCGCACCTACCGGGTGCTCCGCGAGATCGTGGCGACGGCGGCCGGCCAGCTCGCGCCAGACGGCTGCCTGCTGGTGGCCGGGCCACGGAAGGGCGGCGCGGAAGCGATGGCGAGCACGATGCGTACGCACTTCGCAGCCGTCGAGGTGGTTCACTATCGGAAGGGCCACCGCGTCTACCGGGCGGCGCTGCCGCTGGGGCCAGGAAGCACACAGGATGCGGCAGATCAGTCCGATGCGGCGTCAGCCACCCCAGCAGCGGCGGCGCTGCCGGTCGTCTCGTTGGAGCTGCGCGGCCAGACGCTCCAGCTCGTGCAGGACGACCGCGTCTTCGCACGGGGCGGGCTGGACCCGGCAACCCGGATGCTGGCAGAGGTCTTCGAGGTGCCGCCCGGCGCGGAGGTGCTCGATCTCGGGTGTGGCGGCGGCGTGCTGGGCATCCTGGCCGCGCTGCTGGACCCGACGGCCCGCTGCACGCTGGTAGATGCCGACCCGCTGGCCGTGGCAGCCGCCCGGCAGGGCGCCGAGCGCTCCCGAGCAGCGGGCGTCGCCATCCACCTCTCGAATCTGCTGGACGATCTGCCCGGCCAGACCTTCGACGCCATCCTGATGAATCCGCCGTTCCACCGGGGCCGCGCGCAGGACGTGACCCTCGGCGAGCGGTTCCTGCGGACGGCGGCTGCCGCGCTCCGGCCGGGCGGCCGGGTGTGGGTCGTCTGCAACCGGTTCCTGCCCTACGAGCGGACGCTCAGGGCCGCCCTGGGCAACGTCCGCGAGGCGGCCGGCGATCGCGCGTACAAGGTGCTGGTCGCCGAGCGCGGCGGCTCAGCCCCCTCGCGCTGA
- a CDS encoding peptide ABC transporter substrate-binding protein: MLRVGLSLAALPLFAACGQSAAPAPAKPAETKPAETKPAAPAATTAPAAAAKPAETKPAESKPAEAKPAQSAPASSSSKPTGALKLLLWQAPTILNPHLSQGTKDYIAARCCTEPLMTVDGDGKFAPVLAAEIPSQANGGVAADGKSVTYKLKSGVKWADGQAFSADDVAFTFEFIANKESSAVTAGTYANIEKVEAVDPGTVKITFKEPTGGWFVPFVGTNGQILPKHIMKDFIGSKSREAPLNTKLIGTGPYMVEDFKPGDLVIYKANPNYREPGKPGFERIEMKGGGDAASAARAVFQTGEYDWSWNLQVEAPVLADIMNGGKGDLLTAPGSGVEQVYFPFMDNTKETDGERGKAGTKHPFLSDIKVREAMSLAIDKKTLVTQLYGPTGEATNNVLTTPGNLSSKASTHEFNIEKANRILDDAGYKRGGDGIRTTPSGARMKVVFQTSINSLRQKEQAIIKDGWQKIGIETEIKSVDAGVFFSSDPGNPDIFARFSVDVQMFTSTFDSPFPVGYMNRFYTGKDPDRTWGQKSNNWSGRNFQKWQNAEYDALFDKVLVELDTAKAATMWQQLNDIIVKDFADIPLVDRKFTNAKIKALTGPESRAFDSETWNIADWKKA; encoded by the coding sequence ATGCTCCGTGTCGGGCTGTCGCTGGCGGCCCTGCCGCTGTTCGCGGCCTGCGGTCAGTCTGCTGCACCAGCCCCGGCCAAGCCGGCGGAGACCAAGCCCGCTGAGACAAAGCCGGCCGCTCCGGCTGCGACGACGGCCCCGGCCGCCGCCGCCAAGCCGGCCGAGACCAAGCCCGCCGAGAGCAAGCCGGCCGAGGCCAAGCCCGCGCAGTCCGCGCCGGCCTCCTCCAGCAGCAAGCCGACCGGCGCGCTGAAGCTCCTGCTCTGGCAGGCGCCGACCATCCTGAACCCCCATCTCTCCCAGGGAACCAAGGACTACATCGCCGCCCGGTGCTGCACCGAGCCGCTGATGACCGTCGACGGCGACGGCAAGTTCGCGCCGGTGCTCGCGGCCGAGATCCCGAGCCAGGCGAACGGCGGCGTGGCGGCGGACGGCAAGTCCGTGACCTACAAGCTGAAGTCTGGCGTCAAGTGGGCGGACGGCCAGGCGTTCTCCGCTGACGACGTCGCCTTCACCTTCGAGTTCATCGCGAACAAGGAATCGTCGGCGGTGACGGCCGGCACCTACGCCAACATCGAGAAGGTGGAGGCTGTCGATCCCGGCACCGTCAAGATCACCTTCAAGGAGCCGACCGGCGGCTGGTTCGTGCCGTTTGTCGGCACGAACGGCCAGATCCTGCCGAAGCACATCATGAAGGACTTCATCGGCTCGAAGTCCCGCGAGGCGCCGCTCAACACCAAGCTGATCGGCACCGGTCCGTACATGGTCGAGGACTTCAAGCCCGGCGACCTCGTCATCTACAAGGCGAACCCGAACTACCGCGAGCCCGGCAAGCCCGGCTTCGAGCGCATCGAGATGAAGGGCGGCGGCGACGCGGCCTCGGCGGCGCGCGCGGTCTTCCAGACGGGCGAGTACGACTGGTCCTGGAACCTCCAGGTTGAGGCTCCGGTCCTGGCCGACATCATGAACGGCGGCAAGGGCGACCTGCTGACGGCTCCGGGCTCGGGCGTCGAGCAGGTCTACTTCCCGTTCATGGACAACACCAAGGAGACCGACGGGGAGCGCGGCAAGGCCGGCACCAAGCACCCGTTCCTCTCGGACATCAAGGTCCGCGAGGCGATGTCGCTGGCCATCGACAAGAAGACGCTGGTCACCCAGCTCTACGGCCCCACGGGTGAGGCCACCAACAACGTCCTGACCACGCCCGGCAACCTCTCCTCGAAAGCCTCGACGCACGAGTTCAACATCGAGAAGGCCAACAGGATCCTCGACGACGCCGGCTACAAGCGCGGCGGCGACGGCATCCGCACCACCCCCAGCGGCGCACGGATGAAGGTGGTGTTCCAGACGTCGATCAACTCGCTCCGCCAGAAGGAGCAGGCGATCATCAAGGACGGCTGGCAGAAGATCGGCATTGAGACGGAGATCAAGTCGGTGGACGCTGGCGTCTTCTTCTCGAGCGATCCTGGCAACCCGGACATCTTCGCCCGCTTCTCGGTGGACGTGCAGATGTTCACCTCGACGTTCGACTCGCCGTTCCCGGTCGGCTACATGAACCGGTTCTACACCGGCAAGGATCCGGACCGGACCTGGGGCCAGAAGTCGAACAACTGGTCGGGCCGCAACTTCCAGAAGTGGCAGAACGCCGAGTACGACGCGCTGTTCGACAAGGTGCTCGTCGAGCTGGACACGGCGAAGGCCGCCACCATGTGGCAGCAGCTCAACGACATCATCGTCAAGGACTTCGCGGACATCCCGCTGGTGGACCGCAAGTTCACGAACGCCAAGATCAAGGCCCTCACCGGCCCGGAGTCCCGGGCCTTCGACAGCGAGACCTGGAACATCGCGGACTGGAAGAAGGCGTAG
- a CDS encoding sortase encodes MADRLPKLLAGLAVLLGVGVVGVGLSVFVEAWQANQAWAGTAHAPQADLPSEQPPLWLDAAPTATRGPTPQPAEAPHPPTPSPARGRGGENALPRSGAAEVVSGPAPRREDGRTAIPPPLRAGDDVGEAPERCRSAERYSRSAGACEPKDSRAAQRGRGDEVHPDLGAEVPPEARGSDVGQQGAVAPEAPAAVAAPADLDLTEADFRFLDPPEPGAHARLAVTIQNRSVAGTGPISLVLAQRWLQSYTVLGAAPAVLDDRPDGEAARRFIFAPLGPGERQTVELHLIATADEVDGPEVRVLLGEDAEIGKAQPRTVAPRPRPGPARTVVVPRLNVRAPVVPVTWEPPPFVIGQVQGSAAVSEGNTVLIGHLAGPQGDVFARLGQLRPGDTVTATSRGVEYIFVVSDISVRPYTDVSPTEPTGTPRLTLMTCTGQWSVARQDYSHRLWVVAEPAELAQQTIRANAERAAQAAREAEIASAQRAAHEAAVDAQATQAAAGSPSGAATQGAAQPASDPAAAGGPPSATAHSDAPAGPDGSSVAADGSSVNLTPGAAEAQEPRAPGILLDAPTEGGRVPERLTVRGRRTPDADQAGPLWLFVRAEVEGSRWYALPRPLEIDAEGRWQADLVLGGAAGIRHEIRVGPLPPDADALLRRHASERPGQPLDALPAGFVLGARITVERR; translated from the coding sequence GTGGCTGACCGACTCCCGAAGCTGCTGGCCGGGTTGGCGGTGCTGCTCGGCGTCGGAGTGGTCGGCGTCGGCCTGAGCGTCTTCGTCGAGGCGTGGCAGGCGAACCAGGCCTGGGCCGGGACCGCGCACGCCCCGCAGGCGGACCTCCCCTCCGAGCAGCCGCCGCTCTGGCTCGACGCCGCGCCGACGGCCACGCGTGGACCCACACCGCAACCGGCGGAAGCCCCTCACCCCCCGACCCCCTCTCCCGCACGCGGGAGAGGGGGAGAGAATGCACTGCCTCGTTCTGGAGCGGCAGAGGTGGTAAGCGGCCCCGCTCCACGCCGTGAAGATGGCAGAACAGCGATCCCCCCTCCGCTCCGCGCTGGAGATGATGTCGGCGAAGCTCCTGAGCGATGTCGTTCCGCAGAACGATATTCGCGCTCCGCGGGAGCTTGCGAGCCGAAGGATAGTCGCGCCGCGCAGCGGGGCCGGGGGGATGAGGTTCACCCGGATCTGGGGGCTGAGGTTCCTCCCGAGGCCCGAGGGAGTGATGTCGGCCAGCAGGGCGCCGTCGCCCCTGAGGCGCCGGCGGCCGTCGCCGCTCCCGCTGACCTTGACCTGACCGAGGCCGATTTCCGCTTCCTCGATCCGCCGGAGCCGGGCGCGCATGCCCGCCTCGCCGTGACGATCCAGAACCGGAGTGTCGCCGGCACCGGCCCGATCTCCCTGGTGCTGGCGCAGCGCTGGCTTCAGTCGTACACGGTCCTGGGGGCGGCGCCGGCCGTCCTCGACGACCGCCCGGACGGGGAGGCCGCCCGCCGCTTCATCTTCGCGCCGCTCGGCCCTGGCGAGCGCCAGACTGTCGAACTGCACCTGATCGCCACGGCTGATGAGGTCGACGGCCCCGAGGTGCGCGTCCTGCTGGGGGAGGACGCCGAGATCGGCAAGGCCCAGCCGCGCACTGTCGCGCCGCGCCCGCGCCCCGGGCCTGCCCGCACGGTGGTGGTGCCCAGGCTGAACGTGCGCGCCCCCGTGGTGCCCGTCACCTGGGAGCCGCCGCCGTTCGTCATCGGGCAGGTGCAGGGCTCGGCGGCCGTCAGCGAGGGCAACACGGTGCTGATCGGGCACCTGGCCGGCCCGCAAGGCGACGTCTTCGCCCGGCTGGGTCAACTGCGGCCCGGCGACACGGTGACGGCCACCTCGCGCGGCGTCGAGTACATATTTGTGGTCAGCGACATCTCGGTGCGCCCGTACACGGATGTCTCGCCCACCGAGCCGACTGGCACGCCGCGCCTCACCCTGATGACCTGCACCGGCCAGTGGAGCGTCGCGCGGCAGGACTACTCGCACCGGCTGTGGGTCGTGGCCGAGCCGGCCGAGCTGGCCCAGCAGACGATTCGTGCGAACGCCGAGCGCGCCGCGCAAGCCGCCCGCGAGGCCGAGATCGCATCGGCCCAGCGGGCGGCCCACGAAGCAGCGGTCGACGCCCAGGCGACCCAGGCCGCCGCTGGCTCGCCGTCCGGGGCGGCGACGCAGGGAGCCGCGCAGCCGGCCAGCGATCCGGCAGCGGCGGGCGGCCCGCCATCGGCCACGGCGCACAGTGACGCGCCGGCCGGCCCTGATGGCTCGTCGGTCGCCGCTGACGGCTCGTCGGTCAACCTGACACCTGGGGCTGCTGAGGCACAGGAGCCGCGCGCGCCCGGCATCCTGCTCGACGCGCCGACCGAGGGCGGGCGCGTCCCCGAGCGGCTGACGGTGCGCGGCCGGCGCACCCCGGACGCCGATCAGGCCGGGCCGCTCTGGCTGTTCGTGCGGGCGGAGGTTGAGGGCAGCCGGTGGTACGCCCTGCCCCGTCCGCTGGAGATCGATGCCGAGGGCCGCTGGCAGGCCGACCTCGTGCTGGGCGGCGCTGCCGGCATCCGCCACGAGATCCGCGTCGGCCCGCTCCCGCCCGACGCCGACGCCCTGCTGCGCCGCCACGCCAGCGAGCGCCCTGGGCAGCCCCTCGACGCCCTGCCGGCCGGGTTTGTCCTCGGCGCGCGGATCACCGTCGAGCGCCGCTGA
- a CDS encoding ABC transporter permease yields the protein MSTTETAQSGSAVVAAAAPVPARYNRSLVSDTWRRFRRHKLAVIGAFVYFALIALTLLGPILWRTPINDLDFMYNPKAGLFTAAHPLGADDLGRDTLARVLYGGRISIAVGLCAMLVSITIGVLIGAMAGFFGGWVDISLSRIIEVFLSVPQLPLLLLVIYLYRDALRNAFGLELGVFLMIVGVIGGLNWMPTARLVRAGFVTQREREYVEAARCLGAGSGRIMKHILPNVLSPIIVAGTLSVGSSMIAESTLSFLGLGFPPDVPTWGRLLFDAQNFLGTNPAQALIPGTMIFLAVLSINFVGDGLRDALDPRRTL from the coding sequence ATGAGCACGACCGAAACCGCCCAGTCTGGCAGCGCTGTCGTTGCCGCGGCGGCGCCCGTTCCCGCCCGCTACAACCGGTCCCTGGTCAGCGACACCTGGCGCAGGTTTCGCCGCCACAAGCTCGCGGTGATCGGCGCATTCGTCTACTTTGCGTTGATCGCCCTCACGCTGCTCGGCCCGATCCTCTGGCGCACGCCGATCAACGATCTCGACTTCATGTACAACCCGAAGGCAGGGTTGTTCACGGCGGCGCACCCGCTCGGCGCGGATGACCTGGGCCGCGACACGCTGGCGCGCGTCCTCTACGGCGGGCGCATCTCCATCGCCGTGGGTCTCTGCGCGATGCTCGTGTCGATCACCATCGGCGTGCTCATCGGGGCGATGGCCGGCTTCTTCGGCGGCTGGGTGGACATCTCCCTCAGCCGCATCATCGAGGTCTTCCTGTCGGTGCCGCAGCTGCCGCTGCTGCTGCTGGTGATCTACCTGTACCGCGACGCCCTCAGAAACGCGTTTGGGCTTGAGCTTGGCGTGTTCCTGATGATCGTGGGGGTGATCGGCGGCCTCAACTGGATGCCGACCGCCCGCCTCGTGCGGGCCGGCTTCGTGACGCAGCGCGAGCGCGAGTACGTCGAGGCGGCCCGCTGCCTCGGAGCGGGCTCCGGGCGGATCATGAAGCACATCCTGCCGAACGTCCTCAGCCCGATCATCGTGGCGGGCACGCTCTCGGTCGGCTCCTCGATGATCGCCGAGTCCACCCTGTCGTTCCTGGGCCTCGGATTCCCGCCCGACGTGCCGACCTGGGGCCGCCTGCTGTTCGACGCTCAGAACTTCCTGGGCACGAACCCGGCGCAGGCGCTGATCCCCGGCACGATGATCTTCCTGGCGGTGCTGTCGATCAACTTCGTGGGGGACGGCCTGCGCGACGCGCTGGACCCACGCCGGACGCTCTAG